A single genomic interval of Terriglobus albidus harbors:
- the rlmN gene encoding 23S rRNA (adenine(2503)-C(2))-methyltransferase RlmN, producing MAGSTQTTQNEQLTAPGKAPLQRALFGMTLKQLTALVDGLRQPLFRAKQLHDALYRQRVESIDDISTLPVAVREKLKADGWSVGLPQVALVAKSVDGTERYLVKLGDGETVETVWMPGGDGGEQGDGTPAADEEEATAPPVDEYKRGTICISSQVGCAVNCQFCLTGKLGLRRNLTAGEIAGQVAVVLNRQGMQVGKDRINLVFMGQGEPFHNFDNFMDSVRLMVGPMGIPESRMTVSTSGILHGIDRYMQEPVRPKLAISLNGSNDKVRTAVMPINKKWPIGVLLNVIRQIPLRPRERLTFEYVLLGGVNDSVENAREVVQLLRGLRAKVNLIVWNPGPYMPFEQPDDERVAAFQETLRDGGLPAYIRRPRGRDIYAACGQLKRTMDDERLVTL from the coding sequence ATGGCCGGTAGCACACAGACCACGCAGAATGAACAGCTTACCGCTCCGGGAAAAGCGCCGCTGCAGCGCGCGCTCTTCGGCATGACGCTGAAGCAGTTGACGGCGCTGGTCGATGGTCTGCGTCAACCCCTCTTCCGCGCCAAGCAACTTCATGATGCTCTCTACCGGCAACGTGTGGAGTCGATTGACGATATCTCCACGCTCCCGGTGGCGGTACGCGAGAAGTTGAAGGCGGACGGTTGGAGCGTCGGCCTGCCACAGGTCGCCCTGGTGGCGAAGTCTGTCGATGGCACGGAGCGCTACCTGGTCAAACTGGGCGACGGCGAGACGGTGGAGACCGTCTGGATGCCTGGAGGCGATGGTGGCGAGCAGGGAGATGGAACGCCGGCCGCAGATGAGGAAGAAGCTACCGCTCCCCCGGTGGATGAGTACAAGCGTGGCACCATCTGTATCTCAAGCCAGGTGGGTTGCGCGGTCAATTGCCAGTTCTGTCTGACCGGAAAGCTGGGATTGCGCCGTAACCTGACCGCCGGTGAGATCGCCGGGCAGGTGGCTGTAGTGCTGAACCGTCAGGGAATGCAGGTCGGCAAAGACCGCATCAATCTCGTCTTCATGGGACAGGGGGAGCCGTTCCATAACTTCGACAACTTTATGGATTCGGTCCGGCTTATGGTCGGTCCGATGGGAATTCCCGAGTCGCGCATGACGGTGTCGACCTCCGGTATTTTGCATGGCATTGACCGCTATATGCAGGAACCAGTCCGGCCGAAGCTGGCAATCAGCCTGAATGGCTCCAATGACAAGGTGCGCACCGCCGTGATGCCGATCAATAAGAAGTGGCCGATCGGCGTGCTGCTGAATGTCATCCGGCAGATTCCGCTGCGGCCGCGGGAGCGGCTGACCTTTGAATATGTTCTCCTGGGCGGCGTGAACGACAGCGTGGAGAATGCGCGTGAAGTCGTGCAGTTGCTCCGCGGACTGCGCGCCAAGGTGAATCTGATCGTCTGGAATCCGGGTCCCTATATGCCCTTCGAGCAGCCCGACGATGAGCGTGTTGCTGCCTTTCAGGAGACCTTACGCGATGGGGGACTGCCGGCTTATATCCGTCGCCCTCGAGGGCGGGATATCTACGCGGCCTGCGGGCAGCTGAAGCGCACCATGGACGATGAACGGCTGGTGACGTTGTAA
- a CDS encoding M16 family metallopeptidase — MKEQHLSLDITLAENSTTATSGHPARNIRKTRLPNGLLVLTERMPHLRSVSMGVWVGTGSRDEAPELNGISHFVEHMVFKGTTSRSAQQIAREVDAIGGNLDAFTGKETVCFNIKVLDSNIAAAMDVLADLVLHPTFTPDDIVREQSVILEEIKMDEDNPDYLVHELFTQNFWKDDALGRPILGTKKTVSSFRQQTVFDFYAGHFTAANMVFSAAGNLDHHTFVALVEQHFSGLSATSSALPGRACPRAQHHLTLRNKKSLEQVQICLGTAAPAVASQLRYPVYLLNTILGGGMSSRLFQTIREDRGLAYSIYSEMNPFRDTGSLCVYAGTAPEKAKEAILLTVSELSRLKQELVTEDELERAKNQLKGNIVLGLESSSSRMANLARQQMYFDRFFTVDEIIDQVEAVTREDLQVLAQELFHPDSLALTLLGNLDGIDIQRSDLAC; from the coding sequence ATGAAGGAGCAACATTTGTCCCTGGACATCACCCTGGCCGAAAACTCAACGACCGCGACCTCCGGCCATCCGGCCCGCAACATCCGTAAAACCCGCCTTCCCAATGGCCTCCTGGTCCTGACCGAACGCATGCCGCATCTCCGCTCCGTCTCCATGGGTGTCTGGGTGGGTACAGGTTCGCGCGATGAGGCGCCGGAGCTGAACGGGATCTCTCACTTTGTCGAGCACATGGTCTTCAAAGGCACCACATCGCGCAGCGCGCAGCAGATCGCCCGCGAGGTCGATGCCATCGGCGGCAACCTGGACGCCTTCACCGGGAAAGAGACCGTCTGCTTCAACATCAAGGTGCTGGACAGCAATATCGCTGCTGCCATGGACGTGCTCGCCGACCTCGTCCTGCATCCGACCTTCACACCGGACGATATCGTCCGTGAACAGTCCGTCATCCTGGAGGAGATCAAGATGGATGAGGACAACCCGGACTACCTGGTCCATGAGCTCTTCACCCAGAACTTCTGGAAGGACGATGCCTTGGGACGCCCCATCCTCGGAACCAAGAAGACGGTCTCCTCATTCCGCCAGCAGACTGTCTTCGACTTCTACGCAGGGCACTTTACCGCGGCCAATATGGTCTTCTCAGCTGCCGGTAACCTGGATCACCATACCTTTGTAGCCTTGGTCGAGCAGCACTTCTCAGGACTCTCGGCAACCTCCAGCGCCCTGCCTGGACGCGCTTGCCCGCGGGCGCAGCACCACCTGACCCTGCGCAATAAGAAATCGCTCGAACAGGTACAGATCTGCCTCGGAACGGCCGCGCCCGCCGTCGCCTCGCAACTGCGTTATCCCGTCTATCTGCTCAACACGATTCTCGGCGGAGGTATGAGCTCCCGCCTCTTCCAGACCATCCGGGAAGACCGAGGCCTGGCCTACAGTATTTATTCCGAGATGAACCCCTTCCGCGATACCGGCTCTCTTTGCGTCTATGCCGGCACGGCTCCCGAGAAGGCGAAGGAGGCCATTCTGCTCACCGTCTCCGAACTAAGCCGTCTGAAGCAGGAGCTGGTCACCGAGGACGAACTGGAACGCGCTAAAAATCAGTTGAAGGGCAACATCGTGCTCGGCCTGGAGTCGTCTTCCAGCCGCATGGCCAACCTGGCGCGCCAGCAGATGTACTTCGACCGCTTCTTTACCGTGGACGAGATTATCGATCAAGTGGAGGCTGTTACCCGCGAGGACTTGCAGGTGCTGGCTCAGGAACTCTTTCATCCAGACTCCCTCGCCCTGACATTGCTTGGCAACCTCGACGGCATCGACATCCAACGCAGCGATCTCGCCTGCTAA
- a CDS encoding type IV pilin protein, whose protein sequence is MNTKSLSQRYERSKERGFSLVELLIVMSVILILMTLAIPQLTKIRRKANETSAIQSVRAIAQAQQMYSSNYPANGFACSLTALGGEDSSGAASPTSAHLLPPDLASGVKAGYTFAITNCTKVTVNNTDQYTSYEITAVPQQVGKTGDRGFCSDESQQVKYDAAGGTACTAPVQ, encoded by the coding sequence ATGAACACCAAGTCTCTTTCCCAACGTTATGAGCGCTCCAAGGAACGTGGTTTCTCCCTGGTTGAGCTCCTGATCGTGATGTCCGTCATCCTGATCCTGATGACCTTGGCCATTCCGCAGCTCACCAAGATCCGCCGTAAGGCCAATGAAACCTCAGCCATTCAGTCGGTGCGCGCCATTGCGCAGGCACAGCAGATGTACTCCTCAAACTATCCGGCTAATGGATTTGCCTGCTCCCTTACCGCCCTTGGCGGCGAGGACTCTTCTGGTGCGGCGAGCCCAACCTCAGCGCATCTGCTGCCGCCCGATCTGGCCAGCGGCGTGAAGGCGGGCTATACCTTCGCCATCACCAACTGCACCAAGGTCACCGTCAACAACACAGATCAGTACACCTCGTACGAGATCACCGCTGTTCCGCAGCAGGTTGGCAAGACCGGCGACCGCGGCTTCTGCTCCGACGAGTCGCAGCAGGTGAAGTACGACGCTGCCGGCGGCACCGCCTGCACCGCTCCTGTCCAGTAA
- a CDS encoding SRPBCC domain-containing protein — MTITKAITKGKSTVDVLGETGIVVTRTFAASRAMVFDTLTKPELLQRWLLGPEGWTMPACEVDLRVGGRIRFYWKSSDGKELQLSGVFMAIDAPKGFSANQRFDLGFIGPEEKLTYILEAQGDETLMRAEIVYPTREIRDGSLQGGMTDGMETSYARMDEVLKSR, encoded by the coding sequence ATGACAATCACCAAGGCAATCACCAAAGGGAAGTCCACAGTCGACGTTCTGGGAGAGACGGGGATCGTCGTAACCCGTACCTTCGCCGCGTCACGCGCCATGGTCTTTGACACGCTCACGAAGCCGGAACTGCTTCAACGGTGGCTGCTTGGTCCTGAAGGCTGGACCATGCCGGCCTGCGAGGTCGACCTGCGAGTCGGCGGCAGAATCCGCTTCTACTGGAAGAGCAGCGATGGCAAGGAACTGCAGCTAAGCGGCGTCTTCATGGCGATCGATGCGCCTAAGGGATTCTCAGCAAACCAGCGCTTCGACCTTGGCTTTATCGGGCCGGAAGAGAAGCTCACCTACATTCTTGAAGCTCAGGGTGACGAGACCCTGATGCGCGCCGAGATCGTGTATCCGACTCGGGAGATTCGTGACGGCAGCCTACAGGGAGGGATGACCGACGGCATGGAGACCAGCTATGCCCGGATGGATGAGGTGCTGAAATCTCGCTAG
- a CDS encoding SRPBCC domain-containing protein, producing the protein MQFGKLTQERLGAKQLVITRSFNAPRDLVVKANTQPEYVRRWLLGPPGWEMPICEMDLRVGGRYRWEWSHAESNMRMGLGGEYLELDLPRRMRVTQAFDDAWDGKQGIIETGFLEQGAQTVMKLTITYESEEILERVMQSPMASGMEMGYERLEALLNEMEGK; encoded by the coding sequence ATGCAATTCGGAAAGCTCACACAGGAACGGCTCGGAGCGAAACAACTGGTCATCACACGCTCCTTCAACGCTCCACGGGATTTGGTGGTCAAAGCGAATACGCAACCTGAGTACGTCCGCCGCTGGCTTCTTGGGCCTCCGGGGTGGGAGATGCCGATCTGCGAGATGGATCTTCGTGTCGGTGGACGGTACCGCTGGGAGTGGTCTCACGCGGAGAGCAACATGCGGATGGGGCTCGGCGGTGAATACCTTGAGTTGGATCTTCCGCGTCGCATGCGAGTCACCCAGGCGTTCGACGATGCCTGGGATGGGAAACAGGGGATTATCGAGACCGGGTTCCTGGAGCAGGGCGCACAGACCGTAATGAAGCTGACGATCACCTATGAGTCTGAGGAGATTCTGGAGCGGGTGATGCAGAGCCCGATGGCCAGCGGCATGGAGATGGGTTACGAGCGTCTTGAGGCGCTCCTCAACGAGATGGAGGGCAAGTAG
- a CDS encoding ArsR/SmtB family transcription factor: MESIDRLDITFQALADPTRRAILARLAQGEASVNELCEPFAMSQPAISRHLKVLEQAGLISRGRDAQRRLSRIEGGPMAEANAWLEGFRRFWEPSFQRLDGLLEEMKAEEAKRRKEK; the protein is encoded by the coding sequence ATGGAATCGATCGATCGTCTCGACATCACGTTTCAGGCGCTTGCCGACCCCACACGCCGCGCGATCCTCGCCCGGCTTGCGCAGGGCGAGGCATCGGTCAACGAGCTCTGCGAGCCCTTCGCCATGAGTCAGCCCGCCATCTCGCGGCACCTGAAGGTGCTGGAGCAGGCCGGGCTCATCTCGCGTGGCCGTGATGCGCAACGGCGTCTGAGCCGCATTGAAGGAGGCCCCATGGCGGAGGCAAATGCATGGCTGGAAGGTTTCCGGCGTTTCTGGGAGCCAAGCTTCCAGCGTCTGGATGGCCTTCTGGAAGAGATGAAAGCGGAAGAAGCAAAGAGAAGGAAGGAGAAATAG
- the lolA gene encoding outer membrane lipoprotein chaperone LolA — MVRRFAGLVLLFAVPAFSQTLHDVAKRVNDHYNRLGSLEAKYTERYTGMGMNRTESGTLLLRKPGKMRWSYAAPEGKLFVLDGKNAYFYTPGDAQAQKIPAKQLDDMRSPLRFLLGHTNLEKELDHLSMTTSGDRAIFTGVPKGMEDRVKAFTVTVIAETGAIVGLKIEELDGSITEFSFSSLKENVPTRDADFIFTPPAGVEVVSGLPPV, encoded by the coding sequence ATGGTTCGTCGCTTCGCAGGTCTTGTTCTTCTCTTTGCCGTTCCGGCCTTCTCTCAGACGCTGCATGACGTGGCGAAACGCGTCAATGACCACTACAACCGACTCGGCTCGCTGGAGGCGAAGTATACCGAGCGATATACCGGTATGGGGATGAACCGGACCGAAAGCGGCACCCTGCTTCTGAGGAAACCGGGCAAGATGCGCTGGAGCTACGCCGCTCCTGAGGGTAAGCTCTTCGTCCTGGATGGAAAGAATGCCTACTTCTACACCCCCGGTGACGCCCAGGCGCAGAAGATCCCGGCCAAGCAACTGGACGATATGCGCAGCCCGCTGCGGTTTCTGCTGGGCCACACGAATCTCGAAAAAGAGCTCGACCACCTCAGCATGACCACCTCCGGCGATCGTGCCATCTTCACAGGAGTGCCGAAGGGCATGGAGGACCGTGTAAAGGCGTTCACCGTCACGGTTATCGCCGAGACTGGCGCCATCGTCGGTCTGAAGATCGAGGAGCTGGATGGCTCCATCACCGAGTTCAGCTTCAGTTCGCTGAAAGAGAACGTCCCGACTAGGGATGCCGACTTCATCTTCACACCCCCTGCTGGGGTTGAGGTCGTCTCCGGACTTCCTCCCGTCTAA
- a CDS encoding EF-hand domain-containing protein, whose protein sequence is MRRALPLSLFALPLTVLAQGPGGPGGPGGPPPRIVLQALDTDHDGQLSTAEIAAASAGLLSLDVNHDGQLTSLEYLPNQADPKANNADEMAQRLMVFDKNGDGVLTKDEVPERIAGIFARADKNGDGKITADELKSTAAKTAGPNGRVERGANITRMDPILSALDADHDGVISAAEIAAAPTVLKALDKDGDGTLSAAEIRMRQQTPADRAAHFFEEWDTNKDGKVTIEEAPERMGPQFSQIDTNHDGGIDLQEATTYFANMPQQQRGPRPEGAPEGQRPDTPRN, encoded by the coding sequence ATGCGTCGTGCTCTGCCCCTCTCTCTTTTTGCCCTTCCTCTCACTGTCCTGGCCCAGGGTCCTGGAGGACCGGGTGGCCCCGGCGGGCCTCCGCCGCGCATTGTGCTACAGGCATTGGATACCGATCACGACGGCCAGCTCTCTACTGCAGAGATCGCAGCAGCTTCTGCCGGCCTGCTCTCGCTCGATGTAAATCACGACGGCCAGTTGACCTCGCTGGAGTATCTGCCGAACCAGGCTGATCCCAAAGCAAACAACGCCGACGAGATGGCTCAGCGCTTGATGGTTTTCGATAAGAATGGCGACGGTGTTCTGACCAAGGACGAGGTTCCGGAGCGTATAGCAGGCATCTTCGCGCGCGCAGACAAAAACGGCGATGGAAAAATCACCGCCGATGAGCTGAAATCTACCGCCGCAAAGACAGCCGGACCCAATGGGCGCGTGGAGCGCGGAGCCAATATCACCCGCATGGACCCGATCCTGTCGGCGCTCGATGCCGACCATGACGGCGTCATCTCCGCAGCCGAGATCGCCGCCGCGCCAACCGTGCTAAAAGCTCTCGACAAAGATGGCGACGGAACCCTTTCCGCAGCCGAGATTCGTATGCGCCAGCAGACACCCGCCGATCGCGCCGCGCACTTCTTCGAAGAGTGGGATACGAACAAGGACGGCAAGGTCACCATCGAAGAGGCCCCGGAGCGCATGGGACCACAGTTCAGCCAGATCGACACCAACCATGACGGCGGTATCGATCTGCAGGAAGCAACCACCTACTTCGCCAATATGCCGCAGCAACAGCGCGGACCCCGGCCCGAAGGCGCACCCGAGGGACAGCGACCTGATACCCCTCGGAACTAA
- a CDS encoding DUF2271 domain-containing protein translates to MSFYKNTALLLCLTASALAQKPATHVFHYDNILGTSMELKLHTASAGDTNRAEKAVLSEIERENKILSAWQSNSEFSRWMKTHNTPVKVSPELLEVLALFDEYRQQTGGALDPSAETATRLWKLAAVENRVPTPAELSRAVEKMQQQHWILDKAHGTATHLDDAPVALNSFAKSYIAGHAAEKALTAGANGVLLNIGGDIVVRGDLTERVAITDPKAAADNDEPIDMVRVANRTIATSGDYRRGFDIGGQHYSHLIDPRTGETAENVISSTVIAKDPAMAGALATAFSVMQPEESKKLAAKLSGVDYMLVLRDGSTITSAGWQNREVPRLVTTGFAPATKTAGLDVMINFEIARIDSPRYRRPYVAVWVEDQDHFPVRTLALWFAKPRWLHELKQWYRDDQMRNMAEGTDLTATLSSATRVPGAYTLRWDGKDNSGKQVKPGKHTILIEAAREHGGYDLLRQEINLDGKTPAKFSLKGKAEVGTATVDYGKH, encoded by the coding sequence ATGTCCTTTTACAAGAACACGGCGCTATTGCTCTGCCTTACCGCTTCTGCCCTGGCACAGAAGCCGGCTACCCACGTCTTTCACTACGACAACATCCTTGGCACATCGATGGAGCTGAAGCTGCATACGGCCTCCGCCGGTGATACTAACCGCGCAGAAAAAGCTGTCCTGAGCGAGATCGAGCGCGAGAACAAAATTCTCTCCGCCTGGCAGTCGAACTCCGAATTCTCACGCTGGATGAAGACCCACAACACTCCGGTAAAGGTCTCTCCAGAGCTGCTGGAAGTGCTTGCTCTCTTCGATGAGTATCGTCAGCAGACCGGCGGAGCTCTTGACCCCAGCGCAGAGACCGCGACACGCCTCTGGAAGCTGGCCGCCGTGGAGAATCGAGTCCCGACGCCGGCGGAACTCAGCAGAGCAGTCGAGAAGATGCAGCAGCAGCACTGGATCCTGGACAAGGCCCACGGTACTGCAACCCACCTGGATGATGCTCCCGTTGCGCTGAACTCGTTCGCGAAGAGCTACATCGCCGGCCATGCGGCCGAAAAGGCCCTGACCGCGGGGGCCAATGGCGTTCTGCTCAACATCGGCGGTGATATCGTCGTTCGCGGAGACCTGACAGAACGTGTCGCCATCACCGATCCCAAGGCCGCTGCAGACAACGACGAACCCATCGACATGGTCCGTGTAGCCAACCGCACCATTGCCACTTCCGGTGACTACCGCCGTGGATTCGACATTGGCGGACAGCACTACTCGCACCTGATTGATCCGCGCACTGGCGAGACGGCAGAGAACGTCATCTCGTCGACCGTCATCGCGAAGGACCCGGCAATGGCGGGCGCACTGGCGACCGCATTCAGCGTGATGCAGCCCGAAGAGTCGAAGAAACTCGCCGCGAAGCTCTCTGGCGTCGATTACATGCTGGTGCTGCGCGACGGCTCAACGATCACATCTGCCGGTTGGCAGAACCGCGAGGTTCCTCGCCTGGTCACCACCGGGTTTGCACCTGCCACAAAGACCGCCGGTCTGGATGTGATGATCAACTTCGAGATCGCGCGCATCGACAGCCCACGATACCGTCGTCCCTACGTCGCGGTATGGGTGGAAGACCAGGATCACTTCCCTGTCCGCACTCTGGCTCTCTGGTTCGCCAAGCCGCGCTGGCTGCATGAGCTGAAGCAGTGGTACCGCGACGACCAGATGCGCAATATGGCCGAAGGTACGGACCTGACCGCCACACTGAGCTCCGCCACCCGCGTCCCCGGAGCCTATACGCTGCGCTGGGATGGAAAAGACAACAGTGGCAAGCAGGTGAAGCCGGGCAAGCACACCATCCTGATCGAAGCAGCTCGCGAGCACGGTGGCTACGATCTGCTGCGGCAGGAGATCAACCTCGACGGGAAGACCCCGGCCAAGTTCTCGCTCAAGGGCAAGGCCGAAGTTGGCACGGCAACGGTCGACTACGGAAAGCATTGA
- a CDS encoding PepSY-associated TM helix domain-containing protein gives MATMVTPPKRPITMAVRLRRRTAIISRWLHIYLSMVSFAIVLFFSITGITLNHAEALGGKEKTTVTQGELPHEWLRPANEAEPDKLRIAEELRSRHKLHGAVSDFRVDDNQLEVSFKGPGYAADIFIDRDTNKYDLTETRNGFIAVINDLHKGRDTGAAWSMFIDICAALLTLVSLTGLVLLLFVYKRRVSGMIVAAAGALIAYLVYLRFVP, from the coding sequence ATGGCAACAATGGTCACACCACCCAAGCGGCCAATCACGATGGCAGTGCGTCTACGAAGGCGCACTGCCATCATCTCGCGCTGGTTGCATATCTATCTTTCGATGGTCTCGTTCGCCATCGTTCTCTTCTTCTCGATCACCGGCATCACACTCAACCATGCTGAGGCGCTGGGAGGAAAAGAGAAGACCACGGTCACTCAGGGTGAGCTTCCGCACGAATGGCTGCGTCCCGCGAATGAGGCCGAGCCCGACAAACTAAGGATTGCCGAAGAACTCCGCTCACGCCATAAGTTGCATGGAGCCGTCTCCGACTTTCGCGTTGATGACAACCAGCTCGAGGTCTCCTTCAAGGGACCTGGGTACGCGGCGGATATCTTCATCGATCGCGACACCAACAAGTACGACCTGACGGAGACCCGTAACGGGTTCATCGCCGTCATCAACGATCTGCACAAGGGACGTGACACAGGCGCAGCCTGGTCGATGTTCATCGACATCTGCGCCGCGCTGCTGACGCTGGTTTCATTGACCGGTCTGGTGCTTCTGCTCTTCGTGTATAAGCGCAGAGTCTCCGGCATGATTGTCGCCGCCGCCGGAGCTTTGATTGCCTATCTGGTCTACCTGCGCTTCGTCCCCTGA
- a CDS encoding FG-GAP repeat domain-containing protein, which translates to MKKLLCVLGMAAMVAVAHAASRPADIAFRTTMIDPGYGETVAVADLNKDGKLDIVAGESWYEGPRWVKHPLRQIDYSSGYIDNFSDQVMDVDGDGWPDVIQCSYFAHNIVWLKNPGKAGGAWKVTEIDNSGPTEFAFLVDLNNDGKAEELLPEFDRENVPAAWFELKDHKWVKHTVSHQSYGHGIGAGDLNGDGRTDILTPRGWLEASADINSSAEWTFHANDWGAKPILPAGMRQDASVVPVNNGRISMSQLHLIDVNGDGRKDIVAGMAHDYGFAWYEQNADGTWTQHIIDASWSQAHEVVPVDLNGDGQIDFVAGKRYFAHNGNDPGERDPVGIYWYEWRKLPGMQANARNGGVEWIRHIVDYGGRMGAGVQTVVVDIDGDGDLDIISAGKSGLFLAENLTKSAK; encoded by the coding sequence ATGAAAAAGCTGTTGTGCGTCCTTGGTATGGCGGCCATGGTGGCCGTAGCTCATGCTGCCAGCCGACCTGCGGATATTGCCTTTCGTACAACGATGATCGACCCCGGGTATGGCGAGACTGTCGCCGTGGCGGACCTGAACAAGGACGGCAAGCTCGACATCGTCGCCGGCGAGAGTTGGTACGAGGGACCGCGCTGGGTAAAGCATCCGCTGCGCCAGATCGACTACTCCAGCGGCTACATCGACAACTTCAGCGACCAGGTCATGGATGTGGACGGCGATGGTTGGCCCGACGTGATCCAGTGCAGCTACTTCGCGCACAACATCGTCTGGCTGAAGAATCCGGGCAAGGCAGGCGGTGCATGGAAGGTGACGGAGATCGACAACAGCGGCCCTACTGAGTTTGCTTTCCTTGTCGATCTGAACAACGATGGCAAGGCGGAAGAACTTCTGCCTGAATTCGATCGGGAGAATGTTCCGGCCGCGTGGTTCGAACTCAAAGACCACAAGTGGGTGAAGCACACGGTCTCGCACCAGAGCTACGGTCATGGGATCGGCGCAGGCGATCTGAACGGCGATGGCCGCACCGATATCCTCACACCGCGTGGATGGCTGGAAGCGTCTGCGGACATCAATAGTTCAGCGGAGTGGACCTTCCATGCCAATGACTGGGGCGCGAAGCCGATTCTTCCCGCAGGGATGCGCCAGGATGCGTCGGTGGTCCCCGTCAACAACGGGCGAATCTCCATGAGTCAGCTTCACCTGATCGATGTCAACGGTGATGGCCGCAAGGACATCGTTGCCGGTATGGCCCATGACTATGGCTTCGCCTGGTACGAACAGAATGCGGATGGAACCTGGACGCAGCACATCATTGACGCTTCCTGGTCACAGGCGCATGAGGTTGTTCCCGTGGACCTCAACGGCGATGGGCAGATTGATTTCGTCGCAGGAAAACGCTACTTTGCGCACAACGGCAACGACCCCGGCGAGCGCGATCCTGTCGGTATCTACTGGTACGAGTGGCGTAAGCTGCCCGGGATGCAAGCGAACGCAAGGAACGGCGGGGTGGAATGGATTCGTCACATCGTCGACTACGGCGGACGCATGGGCGCGGGTGTCCAGACAGTGGTCGTTGATATTGATGGTGACGGTGACCTGGACATCATCAGTGCTGGAAAATCCGGCCTCTTCCTGGCGGAGAACCTGACAAAGTCCGCGAAGTAG